From Balneola sp. MJW-20:
CAGCATATTATCCCACTCCTGAACTTTTAGATTTTCGATATCAGCAAAATATCCCAGTCCGGCATTGTTGATCAGAATATCGGGAAGATGATCATCATCAAAGGTGTCATCTGCCCATTCCTTGATCTTGTCATGGTCTCTTACATCCATCTGAACCGGAACAAAGTGATTACCCAGTTCATCTTCAATTTTACTCAGTTTGTCTATACTTCTTGCAAGACCATACACTTTGGCACCGGATGTTACCAGCATTTTGGAGAAGTGATAACCGATTCCGCTGCTTGCTCCCGTTACAATTGCTACTTTTGATTTAATGTCCATCTTAAGTGATCCTTTTATTTTTCCTATTACTTACTAATTTACATACAAAAAGATGAGCCAATTCGATTCATTCCGCACGGGAAATTTTATTTTCCTGGATATAGGTAATACCAGTGTGAAAGGAGCCCATCGTGCGGCTGGATCCTGGAAACCCATCAATACTGAGAATGTAAGCAATGCTTCTCAGCTTGTAGAATGGATCAGGGAACATGAAGATGCCTTTGATGGCATAATTGTGTGCAGTGTAAGACAAGACGCAACGCAGGCGATCTTAATGGCACTGGAGGATCTGCCGTCGCTGGTTTTGTCAACCGATCAGATACCAAGAGCCAATCTCGATTATAATACCATTGATACACTTGGAATGGATCGCTACCTGGCCTGTGTGGCAGCTAACACCCATTCGACCAGGCATAAGGTTGTTATTGATGCAGGAACGGCGTGTACCATCGATCTGATGACGGATGACGGTATATACCGTGGAGGAGTGATCGCCCCGGGCTATGGAGCTTTTTCTGATATCCTTCCTGAAAAGGCACCGGCACTTCCAAGAGTAAAACCTAATATTCCAAAAACCTGGCCCGGAAAGACCACTATCGATGCATTAAAGTGGGGTATTCCAGGATTCTATGAAGGGGGTATTATTTCAGTACTCAGAAAATATGAAAATGAGATCGGACATTTTGATCTTTTCATTACCGGTGGGGATGGGCCGCTGATCCATAAGATGACCTCGGAAAAGGGGATATACCGACCTTTTCTGGTTTTTGAGGGTATGGCCACTTTTATTGATTATCGGGACTGAACGACATTTTGTTATTGATCAGAGCCGAGACCATTTCGAGGGCTACCGTATTTTGTCCGCCTCTGGGAATGATGATATCGGCATAACGTTTACTGGGCTCAACAAACTCAAGGTGCATAGGCCGCACAAATTTTTCATACTGATCCAGAACGCCATTTACGGTTCTGCCTCTTTCTTCAATGTCGCGTCTTAATCTCCGAAGTAAGCGTACATCATCGTCGGTATCCACAAAGATCTTCACATCCATCAGATCCAGCAGATCCTGTTCCGTAAAGATCAGGATCCCGTCAATCAGGATCACATCGGTAGGTACAGCCGGGATGCTTTCGTCCATACGAATGTGATTGGAGAAGTCGTATTTGGGTATCTCAACCTCATAGCCCTCCATAAGGGCCTGAATGTGACGGATCATCAGTTCCGTTTCAAGGGAAGAAGGGTGGTCAAAGTTTTGTTTGACGCGTTCTTCAAAGGGGATATGCTTTAGGTCCCGATAGTAGGAATCGTGTTCCAGCCGCAGCAGGTTTTCGGTACCGAATTGTTCACAGATATAATTCACTACCGTTGTTTTACCCGAGCCGCTTCCACCGGCTACTCCGATGATCAGAGGTGAAGCCATTAGTCCCGTGTGTTAAGAGCCTGGGTATTATCAGCCGAAGGATCTACTTCCAGTTTATATCGTTTGATTGCACGGTAGATCGCTGATGCAATGATATCCTGTCCATAATCACTGCTCAGATATTTCTGCTCATCGGGATTAGTTATGAAACCGGTTTCTACCAGCAGAGCAGGCATGGAGGCTTCATATAATACCTGAAATCCGGCCTGTTTGACACCTCGGGACTTTCTTCTGGCTTTATTCTTAAATTCCCAGTCGATCATGGTGGCTATCTTTTCACTAATAGCCAGGTTACCGCTGTGAGCCAGTTCATATACTATGAGATCCTGTTCGGAAAGTTCAGAACGGGTATCATTCCTGAATACACTGTTTTCACGCTGCATGACCATATGTGCATCGTCACTTTTATGCAGTCCTAAAAAGTAAACTTCGGTTCCTCTTACACTTCTGTTTTGAGGGAAAGAATTACAATGGATAGAAAGGAATAGGTCGCCACCTTCCAGATTAGCATAATGCCCCCGCTCATCCAGTCCCAGATACGTATCATCTGTACGGGTATATACCACCTCAACTCCGGGGATACGTTCTTCAATGAGTTTCCCCACTTTCAAAGCTATATCCAGAGTGATCTCTTTCTCTTTGACCCCTCTATAGCCAATTGATCCGGGCTCCCAGTCGCCATGGCCGGCATCGATCACAACCTTATCAAACCGCAGCCGGTCTTTGATGGCTTCCCGGTTACTGGTAGTAATAGCCTGAGAAGCATTTGATACCGGAAAGTTACCGATCACATCAAAATCCACATCCCAGGTCTTGGCAATGAATTGCTGGGAAAATCGTTCGACCTCAGTTTTCTCAGTCTGGGTCAGTGCCAGAAGTACATGTGCTCCGTTCTTATCGAGATAGGAACTGCTTTTAAAATATTCATCATTGCTTAAAATGATATCTACACCAACTCCCTGTTGAAGTTGCACCAGGCGCATGTTATTGATGTTCTGATTTTCAGAGAAATCAGGAAGCCTGATCGCTGCAGTATCCAGTTCACGGTCATAAAGGACAACCTGGATAAAATCCGGAGCAGGTTGAATAACCTCAAAGGAATCCACTTTAGACTCGAGGTGAAAACGAATAACGTGGCCTAATCCGTCACTGCGGCTGGCATTAGATACGCGATATAAGTTGTTCTGAGCCTCTGCAGTGCTGAAAATGCAAAGTACTCCAAACAGGGCAAGAAAAAGGTCCTTAAGCAATGAGATAGGAAGTCTCATATGTATCCTGATTAATTGGGTGCTGTAAGCTGTAGATGATCAATTAATGTAACAGAAATAAAGATTCTTTAAAAGTCATGTGCTTAAACAATTTAAACGATACAGCTTAGGCAGAAATTGATGATTGATTGATCTTTCTTTCGTACTATACGCATGAACGGATCAGATCAATACATGAAGCTTAAAATATTAGCAATTGCTTACTGGGCGAAATTCATAGATGCTATCTCTGTCTTCTGGAGATTTTTTTTACGTAAAGCAAAAAAACTACTGCGGCCGGTTCAGCTCTTGCTTGGTTTTGAAGTTGTCAAAGATAATACAAAGTCACGCAGCGTTGACATTAGTTCTTACCTGACCGAAACCGACGAACAGATCCGTAAACTTCCTGAAGACTTCAGGCATGTATTTACAACCGATGAGGAGATCGAGAGAGATTGTTTCATCAATATTTCCAATAACCTGATGAACTTTGAGACCGCGTACAAGCAGTGGGATAATGGATTCCCTGCAAGTATGATGGTGGTCGGAGAAAAAGGCAGTGGCAAATCTACTTTTATAAGACTTGCTTTAAAGAATCTGGAGGACGCAGAAGTTGTAAATGTAACGATCAACGACACCTCTTGGAAACTGGAACAGATGTTAAAGCTGGTAGGTAGTTCTCTGGGACTTGAGGAATATACCAAGGCAGAATCCATAATTCGTCAGATCAATAACTCGGAGGACCGAAAGGTTGTGGTACTTGAGAATATTCAAAACCTCTACCTGAGAACGATCAATGGTTTTGATGCCCTGGAAGCTTTATGGCTGATCATTTCAGAGACCAAGGAAAAGGTTCTATGGGTGTGTTCCTGTTCCCGCTATGCATGGCAGTATCTGGTCAAAGTCGAGGGTGTTGATACCCATTTTACGCATATTACAGAGACTGATAAGCTGGATGAAGACCAGATCAGAGATCTGATCATGAAGAGATGCGAAAAGTATGAATTCAAGATCGTCTTTGAGTCGGATGAGTCTACCAGAAAAAGCAGGTCTTACCGCAAAAGAATGAACGATGAGCAGGAGCTGCAGGCATACCTCAGGAATAAATTTTTTGATACACTGCATGAGACCTCTGAAGGTAATTCTTCTGTAGCATTGTTATTCTGGCTGAGGTCCGTAGTTAAAGTAGAAGACGGGATCGTTTACATCAGATCCATACACCCGGTCAGTATCGATACGCTGGACATACTGAATGCTGAAGTATTGTTTGTGATGGCTGTGATCGTATTTCACGATACTTTAAGAGTTACGGAAGTGACAAGAATACTGAACATGAGTTTGCTTGAAACAAGAGTGGTACTTACCAAACTTCGCTCAAGGGGAATACTGAATGAAAAAGACGGATGGTATCTGCTGAATCAAATGGTTTACCGGCAGACCATAAGGCTGCTTAAAAGTCGTAATATAATACATTGATATGATGCTAAGGATACTCCTCATAATATCATTTATGTTTATGGCTGCTACAGCTGATGCTCAGTCTGTTGACAGCCTTGCGAACGAAGTGATCAGCGTTGTTCAGGATTCCACTGCATCTGAAGCTGAACCGGCCAAAAAAGCAGAACCTAAGATCTCTGAATTAGGCGAACTGATCTCCTTCAATAAGATCCTGTTATCCGTTTTTGTGGTTATCTTCGCTTTCCTTTTCAACAAGGCTCTTGCATTTTTACTGGGAAGGTTAGCTGAGGTCAAAGCATATTACAGGCTTCTTGTAAAAAGACTGATCCCTTTTCTTAACATCCTGATCTGGTCTCTTGCGATCTACATTGTGATCGAAGGGGTGATCGATCCGCCGGTAGAGACTCTGCTTGCCGTTGGAGCATCGGTGGGTATAGCCGTTGGTTTCGCGGCTCAGGATATCCTTAAAAATATTTTTGGCGGATTTATCATCATCATGGATCGTCCCTTCCAGATCGGTGATAAGATCGATGTGAACGGCCATTATGGTGAAGTAACTGAGATCGGGCTGCGCTCGATCCGTATTCAGACCCCGGATGATTCTTCGGTAACGATACCCAATGCAGAGATCGTAAATAATTCTGTGTCAAACACCAATTCCGGGGCACTATTTTGTCAGGTGGTTACATCCATTTATCTTCCCAATGATGTGCCGATAGATGAAATTAAAGCTCTGGCTTATAAGGCAGCGATCACCTCCCGGTATGTGTATCTCAACAAGCCGGTAGTGGTTCTGGCAGAACACCGGATGATGGAACAACGCTTTGCTATTGAACTTAAAGTGAAAGCATATGTGCTTGACATACGGTATGAGTTCAAGCTCAAAAGCGAGATCACTGAATTTATACTTAAAGAACTCAATCAACGAAAACTGATCAATGAAAGTCCAAGCGAAAATCATGAAAACACTTAGAAGCGCACTGTTAACCGTGCTGTTCACAACCCTCATGGTATCCTGTACGCAAAAGCCTGCCGAAACTGAAAGCAATGATCTGCTTTCCAAATACACAGAATTTACCCTCACTACGGATCTGTCTGGTATGACAGGCGATCAGATGGAAATGCTTTCCCTCCTTATTGATGCCGGTAAGGAAATGGATAAAGTATTCTGGATGCAGGCTTATGGAGATAAAGAAAAGCTGCTCTCCGGACTTGAAGGGGACATCAGGCGTTTCGCAGAGATCAATTACGGTCCATGGGATCGACTCAATGGAAATGAACCTTTTGTGGACGGAGTAGGCTCAAAGCCCGCGGGAGCTAATTTTTACCCGGCTGATATGACCAAAGCAGAATTCGAAAACTGGGATTCAGCATCCAAAGATGATCTGTATACAATTATCCGCAGAGATGATAATGGTGAACTGTATACGATCCCGTATAACGAAGCCTATATGGAACAGCATAAGATCGCAGCAGAAAAACTTCGTGCTGCTGCTGAGCTGGCCTCGGATGCCGGCCTGAAAAAGTATCTGGAACTTCGAGCGGAAGCTCTGATGACCAATGATTATCAGGAAAGCGATCTGGCATGGATGGATATGAAGAATAATATGATCGATGTGGTCATTGGTCCGATCGAAACCTATGAAGATCAGCTCTATGGTTATAAAGCAGCAAATGAGACCTTTGTACTGGTGAAAGATATGGAGTGGAGTGATCGTCTGTCGAAGTACACGGAGGTACTACCTGAATTGCAGGAAGGCTTGCCCGTACCTCAGGAGTATAAGAATGAAAGACCAGGTACCGATTCAGACCTCAATGCTTATGATGTTATCTATTATGCGGGCGACAGCAACGCAGGCTCCAAGACCATTGCTATCAATCTCCCTAATGACGAAGAAGTACAGCTGAAAAAGGGAACACGCCGTCTGCAGCTGAAAAATGCAATGCGTGCTAAATACGATAAGATCCTGCTTCCGATCTCCGAGGTTTTGATTGCGGAAGAGCAGCGTGATTACATTACTTTTGATGCTTTCTTCGGAAATACGATGTTCCATGAAGTTGCTCACGGACTCGGCATCAAGAATACGATCACCGATAACGGTACCGTCCGAGAAGCTCTGAAAGAGCATGCTTCTGCACTCGAGGAAGGGAAAGCGGATGTGCTGGGGCTGTATATGGTCAAATCACTGAGAGAAACCGGAATGATAGAGGAAGGTACCCTGGAAGATAATTACGTGACTTTCCTCGCAAGTATCTTCCGTTCGATCCGATTTGGTTCCTCCAGTGCCCACGGCAGAGCTAACCTGATCCGATTTAATTTCTTCCAGGAAATGGGTGCCTTCACCTATGATCAAGCCACACAGACCTATGCCATTAACTTTGAGAAAGTGGGGGGTGCAGTAGATGCACTTTCTGAAAAGATCCTCACCCTGCAGGGTAACGGAGATTATGAAGCAGTCGATGCTTTTGTTAAAGAATATGCGGTAGTAGGAGAAGGTTTACAATCGGCACTGGACCGGCTATCGGAGCAGAGCATTCCGGTTGATATTACTTTTGAGCAGGGTAAAGAAGTTCTGGGGCTGAACTGACGGACCGCTGACCGCAGTCTTCTTCATCAGGTATTCACATGCTTTCGCTATTTCTAATTTGACATTAGTAGTCGGTAAAATTACAATGAGAATGCCAATCTAAATCCTAAACGGAGGAATGATCATGAATGAAGAGATCTTTCTCGATGCCGCCGAAAACGGCGACTTGGAGCTGGTGCAGGAAATGCTTGATAAAGGAGTAAGTCCTGACACCAAAGACGAACACGAGCGCACCGCATTATACAAAGCTGCTAAACACGGACACCTTTCTATCGTTAAATTCTTAGCCGAAAAAGGCGCAGACGTAGACCACAGAGATAACAGGGGAACCACCGCACTTTACTGGGCATCGGCCAATGGACATCAGGATATCGTACAATACCTGATCGATCATAAAAGTGATGTAGATGTATATGACGACCGGGGCTGGTCAGCAAAAGATCAGGCAACCATACATCATCATGATGTAGTTGTTCAAATATTGAATTCCGCAGGGGCACATTAAAACGAACTCCCAATTAATTCAAAGCCACGTTAAAGCGTGGCTTTTTTATTTAGCATAGATCAGAAAAAGGCAGGGTCTTTTATGCAGATCCGGTTTA
This genomic window contains:
- a CDS encoding AAA family ATPase; amino-acid sequence: MKLKILAIAYWAKFIDAISVFWRFFLRKAKKLLRPVQLLLGFEVVKDNTKSRSVDISSYLTETDEQIRKLPEDFRHVFTTDEEIERDCFINISNNLMNFETAYKQWDNGFPASMMVVGEKGSGKSTFIRLALKNLEDAEVVNVTINDTSWKLEQMLKLVGSSLGLEEYTKAESIIRQINNSEDRKVVVLENIQNLYLRTINGFDALEALWLIISETKEKVLWVCSCSRYAWQYLVKVEGVDTHFTHITETDKLDEDQIRDLIMKRCEKYEFKIVFESDESTRKSRSYRKRMNDEQELQAYLRNKFFDTLHETSEGNSSVALLFWLRSVVKVEDGIVYIRSIHPVSIDTLDILNAEVLFVMAVIVFHDTLRVTEVTRILNMSLLETRVVLTKLRSRGILNEKDGWYLLNQMVYRQTIRLLKSRNIIH
- a CDS encoding ankyrin repeat domain-containing protein, producing MIMNEEIFLDAAENGDLELVQEMLDKGVSPDTKDEHERTALYKAAKHGHLSIVKFLAEKGADVDHRDNRGTTALYWASANGHQDIVQYLIDHKSDVDVYDDRGWSAKDQATIHHHDVVVQILNSAGAH
- a CDS encoding N-acetylmuramoyl-L-alanine amidase; the protein is MRLPISLLKDLFLALFGVLCIFSTAEAQNNLYRVSNASRSDGLGHVIRFHLESKVDSFEVIQPAPDFIQVVLYDRELDTAAIRLPDFSENQNINNMRLVQLQQGVGVDIILSNDEYFKSSSYLDKNGAHVLLALTQTEKTEVERFSQQFIAKTWDVDFDVIGNFPVSNASQAITTSNREAIKDRLRFDKVVIDAGHGDWEPGSIGYRGVKEKEITLDIALKVGKLIEERIPGVEVVYTRTDDTYLGLDERGHYANLEGGDLFLSIHCNSFPQNRSVRGTEVYFLGLHKSDDAHMVMQRENSVFRNDTRSELSEQDLIVYELAHSGNLAISEKIATMIDWEFKNKARRKSRGVKQAGFQVLYEASMPALLVETGFITNPDEQKYLSSDYGQDIIASAIYRAIKRYKLEVDPSADNTQALNTRD
- a CDS encoding mechanosensitive ion channel family protein, with amino-acid sequence MAATADAQSVDSLANEVISVVQDSTASEAEPAKKAEPKISELGELISFNKILLSVFVVIFAFLFNKALAFLLGRLAEVKAYYRLLVKRLIPFLNILIWSLAIYIVIEGVIDPPVETLLAVGASVGIAVGFAAQDILKNIFGGFIIIMDRPFQIGDKIDVNGHYGEVTEIGLRSIRIQTPDDSSVTIPNAEIVNNSVSNTNSGALFCQVVTSIYLPNDVPIDEIKALAYKAAITSRYVYLNKPVVVLAEHRMMEQRFAIELKVKAYVLDIRYEFKLKSEITEFILKELNQRKLINESPSENHENT
- a CDS encoding dipeptidyl-peptidase 3 family protein codes for the protein MKTLRSALLTVLFTTLMVSCTQKPAETESNDLLSKYTEFTLTTDLSGMTGDQMEMLSLLIDAGKEMDKVFWMQAYGDKEKLLSGLEGDIRRFAEINYGPWDRLNGNEPFVDGVGSKPAGANFYPADMTKAEFENWDSASKDDLYTIIRRDDNGELYTIPYNEAYMEQHKIAAEKLRAAAELASDAGLKKYLELRAEALMTNDYQESDLAWMDMKNNMIDVVIGPIETYEDQLYGYKAANETFVLVKDMEWSDRLSKYTEVLPELQEGLPVPQEYKNERPGTDSDLNAYDVIYYAGDSNAGSKTIAINLPNDEEVQLKKGTRRLQLKNAMRAKYDKILLPISEVLIAEEQRDYITFDAFFGNTMFHEVAHGLGIKNTITDNGTVREALKEHASALEEGKADVLGLYMVKSLRETGMIEEGTLEDNYVTFLASIFRSIRFGSSSAHGRANLIRFNFFQEMGAFTYDQATQTYAINFEKVGGAVDALSEKILTLQGNGDYEAVDAFVKEYAVVGEGLQSALDRLSEQSIPVDITFEQGKEVLGLN
- a CDS encoding type III pantothenate kinase, with protein sequence MSQFDSFRTGNFIFLDIGNTSVKGAHRAAGSWKPINTENVSNASQLVEWIREHEDAFDGIIVCSVRQDATQAILMALEDLPSLVLSTDQIPRANLDYNTIDTLGMDRYLACVAANTHSTRHKVVIDAGTACTIDLMTDDGIYRGGVIAPGYGAFSDILPEKAPALPRVKPNIPKTWPGKTTIDALKWGIPGFYEGGIISVLRKYENEIGHFDLFITGGDGPLIHKMTSEKGIYRPFLVFEGMATFIDYRD
- the udk gene encoding uridine kinase; this encodes MASPLIIGVAGGSGSGKTTVVNYICEQFGTENLLRLEHDSYYRDLKHIPFEERVKQNFDHPSSLETELMIRHIQALMEGYEVEIPKYDFSNHIRMDESIPAVPTDVILIDGILIFTEQDLLDLMDVKIFVDTDDDVRLLRRLRRDIEERGRTVNGVLDQYEKFVRPMHLEFVEPSKRYADIIIPRGGQNTVALEMVSALINNKMSFSPDNQ